Genomic segment of Scardovia inopinata JCM 12537:
AAGCTTCAGGTCTTTTTTGAATTGGTTTGTATATTTTATTTCGTACTTCATACGTCAAGAGATGCTTTCAGATCATCCATGCTGACATACCCCTTGATATTTCGGTCCGAAGCAATACGTTTGCCTTCTTCGATTGCCGCAGTAGTCGTCTCATTCGGAATATCGAGTTTCAATGAAAAGGGAATGCCATTCTCACGAATCGTGGTCCTGAAAAAAATATTGACAGCGGTTGTCATATTCAAGCCTAGTTCAGAAAAAATCTGTTCTGCCTCGTCTTTTATTTCCTTATCCATGCGTATGTTAATATTTGTTGTTGTCATAAGCGCTGCACCTCCGTAGACACATACATTATATGTAATGATTCGTCTATTGTCAATACATTGTCATTACAAAAACTTGTAAATATATAAAGACATAGAGAACACAGCACAAAGCTCAATCAGACACCTCTCTGCGCACATTGAAAAATCCCATCTTCGCGGCCACGCCCCAGTTGTGTTTACGACACGATGGCTCCGAATTAATGTCAGCGATAGGAAACGATACTTTCCTTTTCATCACATCAGAACGTCCAAAGATCATCTGACCGGAAAAAGCCTCTCGCAACTTCAATATATGGCTTACCATCTTTGGCTGAAAATATTTTTCAATGTCCGGTTTTGAAACACGAATATCCGGTTTTGAGTTTTCAATGTCCGGTTCTTTTATCTCTTTGAACGCTCCACTAACATGCAATGTACGGTTATGCAGAGGATGATTTTCATTCAGCAGAAGATTTCGGAGAAATATCTCAAGATATTCCGTCGTTTCATAGATACCGTTTTTCACATCAGTATAATTTGCCCTGACCAGTGAATTACGGAAATACCATGCGTTTTCTGCAAAAATATCGTTTGTTGCATCAAAGCCCAATGTGCGCAGATACTGTATCAAATATTCTGATGTTTTGAGTCCATCCACTGCCTGTAAACCTATGGCTGTATGCCAGACATAGCCCTTATCCTGCTTAGCCGGCTCAGACTCCTTGATATAACTCCTTGATATAACTCCTTAAACGGGTCTTGGTCCACTCTGCGTCACCTCACTGTTATTCTCTTGCAACAATTACAATGGCGAATCTTGTTAATGTCCAATGTCCTATATTATAATCCTTTTTCTGCTTATTCCTTTGCAAGCCGTGACAGTGAAACAAGGGTCTCCACATGCCGTGAGACAATGCCTTTGATGTCATAGATTTTCGATTTTTTTGAGTTTAGAAACAGTCCACGAAAACCGCTTTGAGGGAAGTTGTCCATTGGTGTCCTACAGTCCGATAAACTGAAGTTTATCTGTTAAATCCTTCAAATAAATATCTATAAAAAAGTCCTTGTCTAATCTTTGAATTTGGAAATAAATTAAAAAGCAGTTTTCTAACCTCACTCATCTTCATGAGGTTATAGGACACTGGGATGTTTTCATCCTCGCTTGAATGCATCTTTTTTATTTTTGAGATAACTGATGAGGGTAGGACCCTTAATATTTCTATAATGTAATCGGTCATAGTTGATGGTCTAGCCAAACCTACGATTAATAGTTTTCCATTTTGAGACAAAAGAGACTTAGCTTTTTTCAACGCCATGCCCATCTCCATGTGATGGATTGAAGCAACAAAGATGATAGAGTCATATCTTTTTATAGACTCAAATGATTCAAAATCCTCCCGTATGAACTGTACTTTTTTACTTGTATTCAAAATATTGGCCTTATTTATACAAGATTGGTCGGGATCAATTCCTGTGATATTTTTCGAATTATCATCTAAAAATGCAACAAGCGAACCGTCTCCACATCCAACATCAAGAATTTCTTTAGAATTTTTTACCTGTTCCTTTAACCATTTATAATACGCAGTATTATGATTCCAATAATTGGGTTTTTGCATGAATTACCCCCTACAAATTCAAATTTGTTACTTGATGTCCATGATCCACCGGCCAAGAAAATTCATCTGCTCTTCTGTATGAAACCAATGCTCTCCGTTTTTCATCACGGTGAGTGTTGCGCCAATTTTCTCCGCAAATTTAGAAACGTCCTTGAGAGATGTAAAGTTATCTTTTTCGCCGTATAGGATGTGGGTAGATATCTTCCAGTTGATTTCCTGTTCCCTTGCATAGGAAAGATACTTCCAAGATAAGGTCTGCCCAAAATAAGTTTCAACCGTACCTGCTTCACGCAGGTCATCCTCACTCACATTTGCGAGCCGCATCATATTCTCAATGAGCTTTGGCATATTCACGACAGGAGAGATGAAAAAGGCTTCTTCAATATTTTTCTCTGCCAGAGCACTCATAGCAAAATAAGCGCCAAGGCTGCTTGCGATAAGCTTCACCGATTCATATTGTCCGCAAGCAGCATCAAAGAGCTTCGGAAACTCAGCCTCTGCTTCCCATGGAGTTGTTGCTTGATAGTCCAGCCCAACAACATCGCAGTTTGTAAAAAGCGACGCGTAATGCTCGGCTTCTTCTGCGATTCCTCCCTGTCCGTGAAGGTATAGAATAACGGAATTCATAACATTTTTCTCCAGCAACTCAATTTTCTGCAGATTCTCCTGTATTTAGGCTAATACATCGCTTATTGTGCGAATTATCGTGTCTGTACCGCCAAGATTAATCATTTCAGCTCTCAGACTGCGTGCTTTGTCTCGGTAAGTCTCGTCTGATTCAACTGCAGTCAGTGCTTCACGCAGGGAGTCGGCACTAATCCCAGCAGTGCTCAAATTAATTCCTACACCAGCTTGTTCGATACTTCGGGCGTTAAATTTTCTTTCAAATGCTTTGCCGGGGAATACGATTGGCGGAACGCAGTAACTAATAGCGTCCATAATAGAATTCTGACCGCCATGGTTGATGAATACCTTCGCCTTGGGAAGCAGCTTGGAAAAGTCTGCTCTTTTCACAAAAGTTATGTTGTCAACCTGCTTTTCGACATTCGCACCAGCGACTATTATCTTATAACCAGAATCTGCAAAAGCTTCTATCAGCATTTTTTCAAATTTATGCGGGCTCACAGAACCGCTGCCCATATATGCCAGTATAAGATCCTTCTCTTGCTCATCAAATTGCGCTGGTTTTTTGAGGAATCCGCAGTATACAACTTTCGTATCATCTATCGGTTCAAGAGACGGGGAACTTGGTATGAACTTTTGCTCCAACCAATTAAACAACTCCAGCGATGAATCTATCTGAGGCAGTGAAAACTCGCGCACAAAGCGCCTGACTCCAGATGCATACTGTGGTGCACTCGCATATTCGGCACGTGTCGTATATGAAGACGATCCGAATGCAGGTACTCCTTCGAGTTTAGCGGCGAGTATCGCAGAAATATTGACCTCAGAATAGACTGCATCCGGAGAAAATGCTCGGATTGCTTCTCTAATAGACCTAACGCTGCGGCAAATGTACTGATAATCAAGAGCACCGCTAAAACGCAGCACATTCTCGAAACTTTTTACTTGTATTTTTCCAAGGAGTCCCAGTTTATTTACAGCCGGAAGGATACGCGTCGATACGAAATCCGGAAGACCCATTGGAGAGGGGTCCGGTATGTGAAACGTATTCATTCCTTCAGGTGGATGACAGTTTCCATCTGGAGCAACCCCCATAAGAACCTCATGACCAGATTCTTGAAATGCACTGCCAATAGCAAGTGCTCGTGACCATGGTCCGCTTGTGGCTGCCCGGGCGAACATAGGAACTATGAGTATTTTCATAGAGAGCCTTCTTCCCGCCGTTTGACCTATTGTGTCTGCAACGGCTTAGAGCTGATTACTACTCATGGCAATACAAGAGATTTCAGACCTTTATCCAGTTGTGCGAGTCCTTCTTTAACCTCTTGATATTTGCTTTCTTCTCCGAGATACATATCATGCACCTCTTGTGCAAAGTGTACTATAAAATCTAGTAAAAGTCTACTTACACAGTCCCCTTTCTATCCTCGCAGTAGCCAACAATCCTGTCCGCTCTGCCTAGCCTCCTGGTGCAGTTCGCGCAGAGCCTTTTCGAGCGATAAAAACACAAGTCATATCGGCAAGCGGGGCTGTTTGGAATCAACCACAGCTCACGGATAACCCTTGTTTACTGGCTTTTCAGACTTCTGGTGTGTTATGTCTTGACATCAAGCAGATGGTCTCCACGTGATGAGTTAAGGGATAAATATCATACGCATGAATGGAGGTCAACTCATATCCTCCCTGCCTGAGATAAGAAATATCCCGGGCAAGACTGGCAGGATTGCAGGAGATATAAATAATGGTTTCCGCCTGGGATGAGGACAGAAGATTGCAGACTTTACGGCCAGCACCTGAGCGGGGAGGATCAAGAAGAATAATCTGGGGGTGAGCCAATGTAGTGTCGCTGAGATTCTTCAGAGTTTTATAGACATCGCCTTCCTGGGAAGTGATCGTGTCCAACCCTGCGGCGGCACTGTTTTCTCTGGCATTTTTTACAGCCACAGGAGCACCTTCTACGCTGAGAATACGAGCCTGAGGAAAAGCCGTCGCAGCAGCAAGAGTAAAGAGGCCAGAGCCGGAATAGAGATCCCAGATCAGGGAAGAGTCCTTCCCACCGGCTGAGAACATGCGCTGAACAGCTTCGGATACCAGTATCTGAGGAGCCATTCTATGGACCTGCCAAAAGCCCTCGGCATCAACCGTATAGGAGAGATCCAGCGGAGAATTCTGTATGAAAGGAAGAGTAACAACCACTTTCTCAGTCAGATTCCTTCTGCCGGAGACAACTTTTCCATTAACCAAAAAACCAAAATTCCCAGTTTGACTGGCAGACTGCTGTACGCCAGCTTCCTGACCGGGAGTCTGCCCCACACTGGATTCTTGCCCCGGTCTGGGCTCAGGTACGCTGATTCTGATATGATCTCCGAGCTGGAAAGTCTGTGACCACCATCCCTGTTCCTGAGCAAGATTCAGCAGCCGCCGGGAAGCCAGCGGCATGGTGTCAAGAGGGAGAAGATCATGCGATCCCCTTTTACGCATAGCCAGATGTCCATTATTGCCGGCAACCAGGTCTAGACGGGTCCTCCAGTGCAGACCATCTTCCGGCTCATCCTCCGGTACCTGGGTCAGGGGCACTGTTAGATCTAAACCCGCCAGATGCTTCATCTGCTCTTCAACAACGGTCTGCTTCCACTGGGTCTGTCCCTGACGGGAAACATGAACCAGATCAGCTCCGCCCAAACCGCCTGCCCAAGCCACAGGACCGGCCAGAGGCCAGACTGGTTCTACCCTATCCGGGCTGGCCTCCAGGACCTCTGTTACTTCCCCAGTCCATAAACGATCTTTCTTCCTACGGGGTTCGTCCAAGAGAATTTTTACCCTCTCCCCCGGCAAAGCAAAACGAACAAAAACTACCCGACCATCAATGTGAGCTATACACCTGCCCTGATCAGCATAGCGTTCAATGGTAACTTCAGCTTCCATCAGATCTCCCAGGCCTTCATTTGCTGTCATTCTCATCTGGAATACCAGCTGCCTGCGCTTCCTCAAAAGCCTGCTGACGCTGCAGCTTGGTTCTATGCAGATCATCCGCAAGGACCAGCCAGGTAATCCACAATGCCAGAGCAAAAAATGGAATGCCTAATACCAGGCGGGCAGCTCCCAGCGCCCCCAGTGCTGACAGAAAATAAAGGGGAACTTCCGTCAACAGCCGAATCAGGAAAAGGCCTGTCCAAACAAGTGTTGCTCGAACATATGCCTTATGAAGCCCCCTGTCGTTGTTCCAGGAATCAAGCCAGACAGAAAAAGCCGGAAGCCCCTTTTCTTTTTTCACCTGCCCCCGTCCCAGCTCAATCAGAAATCCTAGAGCAGGAACCTTAACCGCCAGCGATACCAGCAAAATAAGCAGACATACGGCGTTGATCACAAACCCGGGAAAATAGAAATTGCGGGCATCTTTACTCAGCCAGGCAGACAGCAGACAGACAGCCACCACAATCAAACCCGACAGAGCACCCAGGGCAGACTGTTTTTGGATCAGGCGAACAAGAAGCTCTGCAAGAGCCAGGATGGCTGAGAGCAGAACAGTCCAGCCCAGTGACCGGGTAGCAATAAAGAGAACAATAAACGCCAGGGCGGGCAGAATCGATTCAATAATTCCCCTCACTCCACCTATGGCGTTCATGACGGAAAAGTTATCGCCAAAATTATCCCTGGAAAAAGGCTGCAGTGGCCCTGTCATCGCATTTCCGAGAAAAGAGGACCTCGGGTCAGTGTTGTCTGAACCGTCGTCTGAACATCATAACCATTGGGTTTTACCGGCCGCTTAACCTTGTCTGCCAGATCATCGGCATCATCGTCATCCTCATGAATTTCTTCAGGCATAGTCATGGGAATCAGGTCGCGGGGAGCCAAGGGCTCATTACCGCGGTTGACCACTATCTGTGCAAAGAAATCATCAAAATCTTTACGAGGGTCGGTATCTTCCTGAGCAGCAGGACCGGTAAAAATACCCCTGAGCATCCAGCGAGGCCCATCAACGCCCACAATCCTGGACATAAAGGTTTTATCCTTGACCTTTACAGGAAGCAGGACTTCAGTTCCAAAATCCCCTTCCTCTTCTTTGGCTTGAGAATTGGATTGAATCAGTTCCTGGCGAATGTCATCCCACAGACTCATAGTCTTAGGGGCAGCGAAAGCTTCCAATTCCAGGCTGGAATCATTGACGGTGATGGTAGCTCCCACAATTGTCTGTTCCCCCTCCTGATTCCTTTTTGCTTTCAGCCTCAGCTCAGCGTTCTCCATCAAAGGCAGATACATGGAACCGATATCAATCATTCCGTCAAAATCCGGCGCATCCTCGTCATGAACATCCCAGGGACCCAGAGGAAGATCATCAGCAATATCCTGATCATCGGCTTCCAGATCAGCGTCAAGCTGATCAGTATCAGCCTGATCCTGCTTGTCACCTGTATTTTCAGCTTCTTTTTTCTGCTCGGAAGCCTGTGCTTTCTTTGATTTCTTGCCAAAACCAAACATCTTTTTTCCCTATCAATTTGAGGTGCGAGCGCAGCGGTGATCATATGAAGAACCAACCTGTCTGTGGAGACTGCTCACTCTTGTTGTCCAAACGCCTTGATTATGCCAAGGCAACCTGTAGGTTAGCTGAATTATATCAGTATCCTGTCCTTTAACATACCTTTGGCATAAGGCTTTGCATAACCATTGGTATTGTAGCCTCTACCCTACCGAAATCTTATGAACTCTGGGGAATCCGCCGAATTTGTGTATAGAGGGGCAGCCCGTTCCAGTTCAGAGAAAATCCCCGCACTGTCAGTGAGCTGACCCCAAAGGAATTCTTGTAAAAGAGGGGGATTGCCGGCAGTTCTTGGAGAAGCAGCTCCTCAGAACTGCGGTAGAGGTTGGAAGCAGAGCTGCCCGTTGTTGCTGTGATGGCTTTAGACAGTATTACATTGAATTCCTGGTTATTATAGCCGCTAATATTAATAGCCGGCGAGTCCAGGGTTTGAGTGGAAAAAACCGGCATGAGAAAGTCCCAAGCAAGGAGAAGGTTTGGCCGCCAGGTATAGGCGGCAAAACCGTTGACAGTCTGCTTTTTTAGACTCTGAATCATGGCAGTTGTGGTTGTCCAGCCGTGAAGG
This window contains:
- a CDS encoding DUF3710 domain-containing protein; this translates as MFGFGKKSKKAQASEQKKEAENTGDKQDQADTDQLDADLEADDQDIADDLPLGPWDVHDEDAPDFDGMIDIGSMYLPLMENAELRLKAKRNQEGEQTIVGATITVNDSSLELEAFAAPKTMSLWDDIRQELIQSNSQAKEEEGDFGTEVLLPVKVKDKTFMSRIVGVDGPRWMLRGIFTGPAAQEDTDPRKDFDDFFAQIVVNRGNEPLAPRDLIPMTMPEEIHEDDDDADDLADKVKRPVKPNGYDVQTTVQTTLTRGPLFSEMR
- a CDS encoding alpha/beta fold hydrolase, which produces MNSVILYLHGQGGIAEEAEHYASLFTNCDVVGLDYQATTPWEAEAEFPKLFDAACGQYESVKLIASSLGAYFAMSALAEKNIEEAFFISPVVNMPKLIENMMRLANVSEDDLREAGTVETYFGQTLSWKYLSYAREQEINWKISTHILYGEKDNFTSLKDVSKFAEKIGATLTVMKNGEHWFHTEEQMNFLGRWIMDIK
- a CDS encoding class I SAM-dependent methyltransferase; its protein translation is MQKPNYWNHNTAYYKWLKEQVKNSKEILDVGCGDGSLVAFLDDNSKNITGIDPDQSCINKANILNTSKKVQFIREDFESFESIKRYDSIIFVASIHHMEMGMALKKAKSLLSQNGKLLIVGLARPSTMTDYIIEILRVLPSSVISKIKKMHSSEDENIPVSYNLMKMSEVRKLLFNLFPNSKIRQGLFYRYLFEGFNR
- a CDS encoding glycosyltransferase; amino-acid sequence: MKILIVPMFARAATSGPWSRALAIGSAFQESGHEVLMGVAPDGNCHPPEGMNTFHIPDPSPMGLPDFVSTRILPAVNKLGLLGKIQVKSFENVLRFSGALDYQYICRSVRSIREAIRAFSPDAVYSEVNISAILAAKLEGVPAFGSSSYTTRAEYASAPQYASGVRRFVREFSLPQIDSSLELFNWLEQKFIPSSPSLEPIDDTKVVYCGFLKKPAQFDEQEKDLILAYMGSGSVSPHKFEKMLIEAFADSGYKIIVAGANVEKQVDNITFVKRADFSKLLPKAKVFINHGGQNSIMDAISYCVPPIVFPGKAFERKFNARSIEQAGVGINLSTAGISADSLREALTAVESDETYRDKARSLRAEMINLGGTDTIIRTISDVLA
- a CDS encoding DUF3159 domain-containing protein, which produces MTGPLQPFSRDNFGDNFSVMNAIGGVRGIIESILPALAFIVLFIATRSLGWTVLLSAILALAELLVRLIQKQSALGALSGLIVVAVCLLSAWLSKDARNFYFPGFVINAVCLLILLVSLAVKVPALGFLIELGRGQVKKEKGLPAFSVWLDSWNNDRGLHKAYVRATLVWTGLFLIRLLTEVPLYFLSALGALGAARLVLGIPFFALALWITWLVLADDLHRTKLQRQQAFEEAQAAGIPDENDSK
- a CDS encoding type II toxin-antitoxin system RelB/DinJ family antitoxin, which gives rise to MTTTNINIRMDKEIKDEAEQIFSELGLNMTTAVNIFFRTTIRENGIPFSLKLDIPNETTTAAIEEGKRIASDRNIKGYVSMDDLKASLDV
- a CDS encoding class I SAM-dependent RNA methyltransferase, whose amino-acid sequence is MEAEVTIERYADQGRCIAHIDGRVVFVRFALPGERVKILLDEPRRKKDRLWTGEVTEVLEASPDRVEPVWPLAGPVAWAGGLGGADLVHVSRQGQTQWKQTVVEEQMKHLAGLDLTVPLTQVPEDEPEDGLHWRTRLDLVAGNNGHLAMRKRGSHDLLPLDTMPLASRRLLNLAQEQGWWSQTFQLGDHIRISVPEPRPGQESSVGQTPGQEAGVQQSASQTGNFGFLVNGKVVSGRRNLTEKVVVTLPFIQNSPLDLSYTVDAEGFWQVHRMAPQILVSEAVQRMFSAGGKDSSLIWDLYSGSGLFTLAAATAFPQARILSVEGAPVAVKNARENSAAAGLDTITSQEGDVYKTLKNLSDTTLAHPQIILLDPPRSGAGRKVCNLLSSSQAETIIYISCNPASLARDISYLRQGGYELTSIHAYDIYPLTHHVETICLMSRHNTPEV